A portion of the Trachemys scripta elegans isolate TJP31775 chromosome 9, CAS_Tse_1.0, whole genome shotgun sequence genome contains these proteins:
- the ILKAP gene encoding integrin-linked kinase-associated serine/threonine phosphatase 2C isoform X2: MGKERRGKSQRKRRTAVKNLWKRKFVKVFRQFENKCTLFCTLYVGLTSGGIFGLKGYMAERKGEREEMQDAHVILNDITEECRPLPPQITRVSYFAVFDGHGGVRASKFAAQNLHQNLIRKFPKGEVVSVEKTVKRCLLDSFKHTDEEFLKQASSQKPAWKDGSTATCVLAVDNILYIANLGDSRAILCRYNKESQKHTALSLSKEHNPTQYEERMRIQKAGGNVRDGRVLGVLEVSRSIGDGQYKRSGVISVPDIKRCQLTHNDRFIMLACDGLFKVFSPEEAVNFILSCLEDKNIQTREGKLAADARYEAACNRLANKAVQRGSADNVTVVVVRIEH, translated from the exons atgggaaaggagagaagaggaaagtctcagaggaagagaagaacGGCCGTGAAGAACTTGTGGAAAAGAAAGTTTGTAAAGGTTTTCAGACAGTTTGAAAACAAATGTACTCTGTTTTGTACTCTTTACGTTGGGTTGA CATCTGGAGGCATCTTTGGACTGAAAGGTTATATGGCAGAGAGGAAAGGTGAACGAGAGGAGATGCAGGATGCACATGTCATCTTGAATGACATCACTGAGGAGTGCAGACCCCTTCCCCCTCAAAT AACCCGTGTCTCATACTTTGCCGTTTTTGATGGCCATGGGGGAGTTCGAGCTTCAAAATTTGCAGCACAGAATCTGCACCAAAACCTGATTAGGAAATTTCCTAAAG GAGAGGTAGTCAGTGTGGAGAAAACAGTGAAGAGATGCCTTCTGGACTCTTTCAAACATACAGATGAGGAGTTCCTGAAGCAGGCCTCCAGTCA GAAGCCTGCCTGGAAGGATGGTTCCACAGCAACCTGTGTCCTGGCTGTAGATAATATCCTTTACATTGCCAACCTTGGAGACAGCCGG GCGATTTTGTGTCGTTACAACAAGGAAAGTCAGAAACATACAGCCTTAAGTCTCAGTAAAGAACACAACCCTACCCAATATGAGGAGCGAATGAGGATACAGAAGGCTGGAGGAAATGTCAG GGATGGACGAGTGCTGGGTGTGCTGGAGGTTTCCCGCTCCATTGGGGATGGACAGTACAAACGCAGTGGTGTCATTTCTGTGCCGGATATCAAACGCTGCCAACTCACACACAATGACAG GTTCATTATGCTGGCCTGTGATGGCCTCTTCAAGGTCTTCTCACCAGAAGAAGCTGTAAACTTCATCTTGTCCTGCCTGGAG GACAAGAATATCCAAACAAGAGAAGGAAAATTAGCAGCTGACGCTCGATATGAAGCAGCCTGTAACAGGCTGGCCAATAAAGCAGTGCAGCGAGGTTCTGCGGATAATGTCACTGTAGTGGTGGTCCGGATCGAGCACTGA
- the ILKAP gene encoding integrin-linked kinase-associated serine/threonine phosphatase 2C isoform X1, with translation MDLFGDFPEPDPSAAGTEALKGGSLLFDDLPPSSSSGKEAQTGPLLFDDLPPISSADSGTGGPLLFDDLPPASSGDSASRITEQVSAVGNHGKGEKRKVSEEEKNGREELVEKKVCKASGGIFGLKGYMAERKGEREEMQDAHVILNDITEECRPLPPQITRVSYFAVFDGHGGVRASKFAAQNLHQNLIRKFPKGEVVSVEKTVKRCLLDSFKHTDEEFLKQASSQKPAWKDGSTATCVLAVDNILYIANLGDSRAILCRYNKESQKHTALSLSKEHNPTQYEERMRIQKAGGNVRDGRVLGVLEVSRSIGDGQYKRSGVISVPDIKRCQLTHNDRFIMLACDGLFKVFSPEEAVNFILSCLEDKNIQTREGKLAADARYEAACNRLANKAVQRGSADNVTVVVVRIEH, from the exons ATGGATTTGTTCGGGGACTTCCCGGAGCCGGATCCCTCGGCAGCAG GGACCGAAGCACTGAAAGGAGGATCTTTGCTTTTTGATGATCTCCCACCATCCAGCAGCTCAG GGAAAGAAGCACAAACAGGGCCTTTGCTTTTTGATGATCTTCCAcccatcagcagtgctgactCAG GGACAGGAGGACCTTTGCTCTTTGATGATCTCCCACCAGCCAGCAGTGGTGACTCAG CTTCACGCATCACTGAGCAGGTCTCAGCAGTAGGGAATCatgggaaaggagagaagaggaaagtctcagaggaagagaagaacGGCCGTGAAGAACTTGTGGAAAAGAAAGTTTGTAAAG CATCTGGAGGCATCTTTGGACTGAAAGGTTATATGGCAGAGAGGAAAGGTGAACGAGAGGAGATGCAGGATGCACATGTCATCTTGAATGACATCACTGAGGAGTGCAGACCCCTTCCCCCTCAAAT AACCCGTGTCTCATACTTTGCCGTTTTTGATGGCCATGGGGGAGTTCGAGCTTCAAAATTTGCAGCACAGAATCTGCACCAAAACCTGATTAGGAAATTTCCTAAAG GAGAGGTAGTCAGTGTGGAGAAAACAGTGAAGAGATGCCTTCTGGACTCTTTCAAACATACAGATGAGGAGTTCCTGAAGCAGGCCTCCAGTCA GAAGCCTGCCTGGAAGGATGGTTCCACAGCAACCTGTGTCCTGGCTGTAGATAATATCCTTTACATTGCCAACCTTGGAGACAGCCGG GCGATTTTGTGTCGTTACAACAAGGAAAGTCAGAAACATACAGCCTTAAGTCTCAGTAAAGAACACAACCCTACCCAATATGAGGAGCGAATGAGGATACAGAAGGCTGGAGGAAATGTCAG GGATGGACGAGTGCTGGGTGTGCTGGAGGTTTCCCGCTCCATTGGGGATGGACAGTACAAACGCAGTGGTGTCATTTCTGTGCCGGATATCAAACGCTGCCAACTCACACACAATGACAG GTTCATTATGCTGGCCTGTGATGGCCTCTTCAAGGTCTTCTCACCAGAAGAAGCTGTAAACTTCATCTTGTCCTGCCTGGAG GACAAGAATATCCAAACAAGAGAAGGAAAATTAGCAGCTGACGCTCGATATGAAGCAGCCTGTAACAGGCTGGCCAATAAAGCAGTGCAGCGAGGTTCTGCGGATAATGTCACTGTAGTGGTGGTCCGGATCGAGCACTGA